Below is a window of Chthoniobacterales bacterium DNA.
CCTCTGGCTTGGCTCGCAGCCATCGCATGCCTGCTCACGGCTTGCCAACGACCCGCACCGGAGGCCCCGCGGGTCTGGCCTCAGGAGGGCTTTGTCCGCGTCGCTGAAAATGTCGATTTGAAATACCGTGACTGGGGCGGCGACGGCCCGCCCATCGTGCTGCTCGCCGGTCTGGGCAATACCGCGGCCATCTTCGACGACCTGGCACCGCGGTTGACCGATGCGCACCGGGTCATCGGGCTGACGCGGCGTGGGTTCGGAGGGTCGACGGTGACCGCGGAGGGCTACGATGTGGCCACGCGTGTGGCGGATGTTATCGCGGTCCTGCAATCTCTCGGGATCGGGCGGGCGCTGTTGGTCGGACACTCCATTGCCGGAGATGAATTGACCGGGATCGTGCAGGCGCGTCCCGACTTGGTGGCGGGTTTGGTTTACCTCGATGCGGCTTTCGACCGCACCGACAAGCTGGCCGACGAGGTCTTCGACGGGGCGGAAAAGCTTTTGCCGACGACGGAGGAGGTCTTCCAATTTTCCATCGCCGATGCGGAGGTCATCGATGGCCAATTGAAAATAAAAAGCTTCCCGGCCGCCCAACGCTTCGCGGAAGCGCAACTTGGTGCACCGGTTCCTGCGAGCGAACTCCGGAGCCAGTTGGTGCTGAATCCCGATGGCACGCTCGAATTCAAGGATACCTCAGCCGCGCAGGCCGGGGTCCGCGCCGGTTCCGATCGCGTCAAGGCCGACTACCGCGGCATTATCGTGCCGGTCACCGCGCTTTATGCCGATTGGGGCGATCCGGCGGCAGCTTTTCCCATCACGGCCTTGGCCGGAGCGGAAGCGCGGGAAACCATGCGTCACCACTCGGCCAAGATGGCAGAGTGGGCCGACCAAGCCGGCCTGGCACAAGTGCGCGCCCAGGTGCCGGGAGCCGTGGTGGAAATCATCCCCGGCGCACCGCACTCCATCTT
It encodes the following:
- a CDS encoding alpha/beta hydrolase, which codes for MAAPPLWRNSPLYHGPRPLAWLAAIACLLTACQRPAPEAPRVWPQEGFVRVAENVDLKYRDWGGDGPPIVLLAGLGNTAAIFDDLAPRLTDAHRVIGLTRRGFGGSTVTAEGYDVATRVADVIAVLQSLGIGRALLVGHSIAGDELTGIVQARPDLVAGLVYLDAAFDRTDKLADEVFDGAEKLLPTTEEVFQFSIADAEVIDGQLKIKSFPAAQRFAEAQLGAPVPASELRSQLVLNPDGTLEFKDTSAAQAGVRAGSDRVKADYRGIIVPVTALYADWGDPAAAFPITALAGAEARETMRHHSAKMAEWADQAGLAQVRAQVPGAVVEIIPGAPHSIFLKEPALVSHRILETASRAGWQKNLGATPQEAGTETGRDQGQ